Within Phragmitibacter flavus, the genomic segment GATCAGTGAGCGGGTGCAGACCGGCGGCAACCCGGCAAGATCGCCTTGCTTCATTCAGGCGTCAGAAAACAGTTTGCGGTTCTTCCAGAAATAACTGATCCCCGAAAGAATCGTCAGTGCTGTCATGACCACGATGCAAAAATTACCGAAGATGCCCGGCGAAAGCGGCTTCCAGGTGAACAACGGCGCCACCCAGCTGAACATCGGCTCGGCGCTTGCCGCGAACAGCAGAAAATAGATCACCGTGATGACCTGCCAGACGAGCTTGTGTTTTCCGAGTTTTTCCGCCGCCAGCACCACTCCCTGCTGCGAGGCGATCTGCCGAATGCCGGTGACAAAAAATTCGCGCGCCAGAATCGCGATCACAATCCACTCCGCAAGATGATTCATCATGGCCAGGATAATCAAAGCCGCAGTCATGAGAATTTTGTCTGCCAATGGATCCATCAACTTGCCAAAGTTGGTCACCAAATTGTATTTGCGGGCGATTTGCCCATCCAGCAAATCGGTGATCGATGCGACCGAAAACACCAGGAGCGCCCAAGACAGGTGATTGGTAAAGACCACCTCCATCAGCACGACAAACACCGCTGTGAGAGCGAGGCGGGCAACGGTGAGTTTATTAGGAAGATTCATGCGCAGGCGCAGAAGATGAGCGGGGGCAGGTTGTTGTTAGACGCTGCGGCAAGCGCCTGTCAAATCACGATTCGTCCCCAGAGGGTTTTTTGAATGCCCCGGTTGATTCCCACACCGGCTTTTTCCAGATCGGCACACGGGTCTTGATCGCACCCAGATACCACTGGCAAAGCTCAAATGATGCGGCGCTGTGCTTGGTCGTAACCCGGATGACAATGCTCGGCACCTGGGCCGCCACAAAACCCAGCCGATGCTGAAGGTAAACCCGGTGCCCGGGATGTTCGCGCTGCGCACGTTCGCACAGCCGCTGCAACTCCTGATCCGCCATCGGGCGGTAGGCGCTGTAGTCGATGCCGCAGATTCTTTTGCCGTCCTCCATGTGCCGCACGGTGCCAAGGAACTGGCATTCCGCTCCCTCCTCATCGCCAAACACGGCGGCAGCAGGTTCAATGGGCGCTTCGGAAAGCAAGATCTGAAACGGACACGAATTCACAGTGATGAGGGGTGGGGGAGGGGACTCCGCCATGGTTCATTCATTCGTCCCGTTCCCGTCGATTTTCAAGTCGGTCACACAGGTAAAGCTTCCAAGCCTGCACCGTCTGTGGTAAATCCGGGACCTGCATGAAGATTTTTTGGACCCTTTTCCTTTCCGCGCTGTTGATGACCACCCTCCCAAGCTGTGGCCTCGCCAATGCCGCCATCAACGCCCCCGGCACCTTGTTCAAAGGGATGAACGGCGCCGTCGGGCGCGCCACCGGACTTGGTTCCATCAACCACACCCCGGAAAAACCGATGCTGGATCAGGAAGCTTTGCGTCTGCATCGCGAATCACTGCAAATCACGCCAATGCCCGCCACGACTCCCGCCGCCAACGTCGCACGGGCCCACTGACTCTTGGATCAATGGTCAGGCCCCGGTGCCCTGCGGCTGATATTCCTCTTCATACCCGCGCATTTTGCGGTCGAGGAAAAACGGCACAAATGGCAGCAGCGATGCCACAAAAACCATCGCCACTCGCAAAACCGGCCAGCGTGCCAGCACAAAGGTGTGCAGCAACGACGCACAAAACAGAATGAACAACAGGCCGTGGACCCAGCCCACCGCCATGACCGCCTGCGGGACGTTAAGCAAATATTTCAGCGGCATCGCCACCAGCAGGAGCGCCAGATAGGAAACCGCCTCAGCAAGTGCAATGCGGCGAAGAAAGGGGACAGGGTTTTTCATGCATTAATAATAAGGGGGATCGGCGCGTTTCGTTTGCTGCGCACAAGGAAGCCTACGTATGGCGAGAATTCAAAAATCGACAACTGTTTGTGTTTGTCCACCAGAGTGACCTCGCAAAATCGGCACATCATTTCCCCGGCACAACCTCTCAGGCCTGCTCCAGCACTTCGTTCGCCGTCTTGAAATGCATCTTTGCCACCGTCGGCAATACCTCAACCCCATGTGCCTGGATCAGTCGCGCCGCACCCGCCTTCACCATCGGCGAAACCCCCTTGGCCAATTCGATCCCAAGCCGGTCACCCGCCTCCTGCAACCAACGCACAAACCGTTCACGTGCAAAAATTGACGCCGCTGCCACCGCCGGGTCGCTCTCCGCCTTGGTCTGCTGATCCAACACGATCGCCTTGCCGCGCGCCTGCAACGCCGCCTGCAAAACCCTCGGATTGGCAAACTGATCCGACAACGCCCGCGGGCAATCGGGCACCCGTTCCAACAGGTTCTCAATGATCTTCGCATGCCCCCAGGCAAGCAGTTTATTCAGATTCCCAAACTTCAAATAGAGCTGGTTGTAACGCTCCGGACCAATCACGATGAC encodes:
- the pgsA gene encoding CDP-diacylglycerol--glycerol-3-phosphate 3-phosphatidyltransferase, translating into MNLPNKLTVARLALTAVFVVLMEVVFTNHLSWALLVFSVASITDLLDGQIARKYNLVTNFGKLMDPLADKILMTAALIILAMMNHLAEWIVIAILAREFFVTGIRQIASQQGVVLAAEKLGKHKLVWQVITVIYFLLFAASAEPMFSWVAPLFTWKPLSPGIFGNFCIVVMTALTILSGISYFWKNRKLFSDA
- a CDS encoding molybdenum cofactor biosynthesis protein MoaE, whose protein sequence is MAESPPPPLITVNSCPFQILLSEAPIEPAAAVFGDEEGAECQFLGTVRHMEDGKRICGIDYSAYRPMADQELQRLCERAQREHPGHRVYLQHRLGFVAAQVPSIVIRVTTKHSAASFELCQWYLGAIKTRVPIWKKPVWESTGAFKKPSGDES
- a CDS encoding DUF3817 domain-containing protein, encoding MKNPVPFLRRIALAEAVSYLALLLVAMPLKYLLNVPQAVMAVGWVHGLLFILFCASLLHTFVLARWPVLRVAMVFVASLLPFVPFFLDRKMRGYEEEYQPQGTGA